From Candidatus Thermoplasmatota archaeon:
CATCTGGGGCATGGCCGCGCGTCTTGGGCACGCGCACTTCGTCGATCGCCCCGCGACGCCCGTCCTCGACGACCACGTCCCGTTCCAGCGGCGCGGGATTCCGGCGGTGGACATCATCCACCTCGACCAGGGCGCCGACCCGTTTCCGGACACGCACCACACGACCTTCGACGACCTCGACCGGATCTC
This genomic window contains:
- a CDS encoding M28 family peptidase, producing IWGMAARLGHAHFVDRPATPVLDDHVPFQRRGIPAVDIIHLDQGADPFPDTHHTTFDDLDRISVRALRAVGETVLATIRAMDAEASS